Proteins encoded by one window of Channa argus isolate prfri chromosome 1, Channa argus male v1.0, whole genome shotgun sequence:
- the si:dkey-191g9.7 gene encoding uncharacterized protein si:dkey-191g9.7: protein MEEAGCHVLELLPLGKTVSLESTLTAQSHFDPPKTSTVTGGQTGPKEAVAEICQEHSTSPPTKEVNCSSQGARGDAGEKTQSSSEHCAPCKSSNCSQSLVETSDYHKPVMNATDGLSQCGRTAQSIRPAHRSHSDISPLSKQEVHTHASDSEAYGLAHHEGDKSIQEAEGHSMLACKQPMQLQQCNILTTVCCGASSGDSGAQQPQSRCLCSLSPKRAVKPEGGEQKQFLPVKCDKLLCYGSYFHHANFEDTFAAYCHPQPIPAPSQLLPRLAGVEPVAPSTATNHLTLPRLISSVSETGLDGKHLLRCCNLSGCLMSSLPTAGQQTPKHFSGGECCSSPVVHVGTTTRDMGTMTAHKELRDVGVQTGQSDTPHVYPQICLAEEMSWAQTNTDSDGDKKPGGAPKSPVKEVKWDAEGMTWEVYGASVDPEELGLAIQRHLELQIKETASRTAKVSRQNTNTSHQSGNPSCPRRRSRIMGSIRTPACCARTTTAVD, encoded by the coding sequence ATGGAGGAGGCTGGGTGTCATGTGTTAGAGCTGCTCCCACTGGGCAAAACAGTTTCTTTGGAGTCTACCCTCACTGCTCAGTCACACTTTGACCCCCCTAAAACCTCCACAGTGACTGGAGGCCAAACGGGGCCAAAAGAGGCTGTCGCTGAGATCTGTCAAGAGCATTCAACATCTCCACCTACCAAAGAAGTGAACTGCAGCAGTCAGGGGGCTCGGGGAGACGCTGGTGAAAAGACACAAAGCTCATCTGAACACTGTGCACCCTGCAAGTCTTCAAACTGCTCCCAGAGTCTGGTTGAGACATCAGATTACCACAAGCCAGTCATGAATGCCACCGATGGCCTGTCTCAGTGTGGCAGGACTGCGCAGAGTATAAGGCCTGCTCATAGGAGTCACTCAGACATCTCACCTTTAAGTAAACAGGAAGTGCACACCCACGCTTCTGACAGCGAGGCTTACGGACTTGCTCACCATGAAGGAGATAAGAGCATTCAAGAGGCTGAGGGTCACTCCATGTTAGCCTGCAAGCAACccatgcagctgcagcagtgcaACATTTTAACCACTGTGTGCTGTGGGGCCAGCAGTGGAGACAGTGGAGCACAGCAGCCTCAGAGCAGGTGCCTCTGTAGCTTGTCCCCCAAGAGAGCAGTTAAACCAGAGGGTGGGGAACAAAAGCAATTTCTTCCTGTTAAATGTGACAAGCTACTCTGCTATGGGTCCTACTTCCATCATGCCAACTTTGAAGACACATTTGCTGCTTACTGCCATCCCCAGCCCATTCCAGCCCCGTCCCAGCTGCTGCCACGCCTGGCAGGTGTAGAGCCAGTGGCACCTTCTACAGCGACCAACCACCTCACCCTGCCTCGGCTCATCTCCTCTGTCAGTGAGACAGGCCTGGATGGCAAACACCTGCTGCGATGCTGCAACCTCAGCGGCTGTTTGATGAGCTCATTGCCTACTGCTGGGCAGCAAACTCCGAAACACTTTAGTGGAGGTGAGTGCTGCAGCAGTCCTGTCGTCCATGTCGGAACCACAACCCGGGACATGGGGACGATGACAGCCCACAAAGAGCTGAGGGATGTAGGTGTGCAGACTGGACAAAGTGACACACCTCATGTGTATCCTCAGATCTGTCTAGCAGAGGAGATGTCCTGGGCCCAAACTAATACTGACAGCGATGGAGACAAGAAACCTGGCGGTGCTCCCAAGTCCCCAGTGAAGGAGGTGAAGTGGGATGCAGAAGGGATGACATGGGAAGTGTATGGGGCCTCAGTGGACCCTGAGGAGCTGGGTCTTGCTATTCAAAGACACCTGGAGCTGCAGATCAAGGAGACAGCAAGCCGCACAGCCAAAGTGTCACGCCAGAACACCAACACCTCCCATCAGAGTGGGAACCCCAGCTGTCCGAGAAGGAGGAGCAGGATAATGGGCTCCATCCGAACCCCAGCCTGCTGCGCTCGCACCACAACAGCTGTCGACTGA